In the Ramlibacter tataouinensis TTB310 genome, one interval contains:
- the recG gene encoding ATP-dependent DNA helicase RecG: MPSGPALTEPQKALLKLGLKRDIDLALHLPLRYEDETRITRLADAREGQTVQIEAVVTDNHIAFRPRRQLVVTVDDGSDACVLRFFSFYPSQQKALAVGARIRARGELKGGLLGWQMVHPVCRSAAGELPQALTPVYPTAAGLPQSYLRKAILAALGRADLSDTLPPPALGPLGLQPEWDLGRTLRFLHQPGPDTALATLEDRSHPAWQRLKAEELLAQQLSQIEAKRERDALRAPALAARRGGLHEQLLAALPFALTAAQRRVVEEIAADLGRAVPMHRLLQGDVGSGKTVVAALAAAVAIDAGWQCALMAPTEILAEQHFRKLIGWLEPLLAPRGLRVAWLTGSQRKKERAQMLAQVASGEAALVVGTHAVIQEQVQFQRLALAIIDEQHRFGVAQRLALRSKMAEAGHEPHLLMMSATPIPRTLAMSYYADLDVSTIDQLPPGRTPVVTKLISDSRRDEVVERIRAQLAQGRQVYWVCPLIEESEALDLTNATATHQALSQALPGVLVGLLHSRMPSPEKKAVMALFEGGQMAVLVSTTVIEVGVDVPNASLMVIEHAERFGLSQLHQLRGRVGRGAAASACVLLYSPGDNGRLGETARSRLKAMVETADGFEIARRDLEIRGPGEFLGARQSGAPLLRFADLVADAALLERVRELAPVMLDRHAELARKHVARWLGGRQDYLKA; encoded by the coding sequence ATGCCCAGCGGCCCCGCCTTGACCGAGCCCCAGAAAGCGTTGCTCAAGCTGGGCCTGAAGCGCGACATCGACCTGGCCCTGCACCTGCCCCTGCGCTACGAGGACGAGACGCGCATCACGCGGCTGGCCGACGCGCGCGAGGGCCAGACGGTGCAGATCGAGGCCGTGGTCACCGACAACCACATCGCCTTCCGTCCGCGCCGCCAGCTGGTGGTGACAGTGGACGACGGCAGCGATGCCTGCGTGCTGCGCTTCTTCAGCTTCTACCCCTCGCAGCAGAAGGCGCTGGCCGTGGGCGCGCGCATCCGCGCGCGCGGCGAGCTCAAGGGCGGCCTGCTCGGCTGGCAGATGGTGCATCCGGTGTGCCGGTCGGCGGCGGGCGAGCTGCCGCAGGCGCTGACGCCGGTCTATCCCACTGCGGCGGGCCTGCCCCAGAGCTACCTGCGCAAGGCCATCCTGGCCGCGCTGGGGCGCGCGGACCTGTCGGACACGCTGCCGCCGCCGGCCCTGGGCCCGCTGGGCCTGCAGCCCGAATGGGACCTGGGGCGCACACTGCGTTTCCTGCACCAGCCCGGGCCGGATACCGCGCTGGCCACGCTGGAAGATCGCAGCCACCCGGCCTGGCAGCGGCTGAAGGCCGAGGAACTGCTGGCGCAGCAGCTGTCGCAGATCGAGGCCAAGCGCGAACGCGACGCGTTGCGCGCGCCGGCGCTGGCCGCGCGCCGTGGCGGGCTGCACGAGCAGCTGCTGGCCGCGCTGCCGTTCGCGCTCACCGCGGCGCAGCGCCGCGTGGTGGAGGAGATCGCCGCCGACCTGGGGCGCGCCGTGCCCATGCACCGCCTGCTGCAGGGCGACGTCGGCTCGGGCAAGACCGTGGTGGCGGCGCTGGCCGCCGCCGTCGCCATCGACGCCGGCTGGCAGTGCGCCCTGATGGCGCCCACCGAGATCCTGGCCGAGCAGCACTTCCGCAAGCTGATCGGCTGGCTGGAGCCGCTGCTGGCGCCGCGCGGCCTGCGCGTGGCGTGGCTGACCGGCAGCCAAAGGAAGAAGGAGCGCGCGCAGATGCTGGCCCAGGTCGCCAGCGGCGAAGCAGCGCTGGTGGTGGGCACGCACGCGGTGATCCAGGAGCAGGTGCAGTTCCAGCGGCTGGCGCTGGCCATCATCGACGAGCAGCACCGCTTCGGCGTGGCGCAGAGGCTGGCCTTGCGCAGCAAGATGGCCGAGGCAGGGCATGAGCCGCATCTGCTCATGATGTCGGCCACGCCCATCCCGCGCACCCTGGCCATGAGCTACTACGCCGACCTGGACGTCTCCACCATCGACCAGTTGCCGCCGGGCCGCACGCCGGTGGTCACCAAGCTGATCTCGGACAGCCGGCGCGACGAGGTGGTCGAGCGCATCCGCGCCCAGCTCGCGCAGGGACGGCAGGTGTACTGGGTCTGCCCGCTGATCGAGGAGAGCGAGGCGCTGGACCTGACCAATGCCACGGCGACGCACCAGGCCCTGTCCCAGGCCCTGCCGGGCGTGCTGGTGGGCCTGCTGCACTCGCGCATGCCGTCGCCGGAGAAGAAGGCCGTGATGGCGCTGTTCGAGGGCGGGCAGATGGCGGTGCTGGTGTCCACCACGGTGATCGAGGTCGGCGTGGACGTGCCCAATGCCTCGCTGATGGTGATCGAGCATGCCGAGCGATTCGGCCTGTCGCAGCTGCACCAGCTGCGCGGGCGCGTGGGCCGCGGCGCCGCGGCTTCGGCCTGCGTGCTGCTGTACTCGCCCGGCGACAACGGCCGGCTGGGCGAGACGGCGCGCTCGCGGCTCAAGGCCATGGTGGAGACGGCCGACGGCTTCGAGATCGCGCGGCGCGACCTGGAGATCCGCGGCCCGGGCGAGTTCCTGGGCGCGCGCCAGTCGGGCGCGCCGCTGCTGCGGTTCGCCGACCTGGTGGCGGACGCGGCCTTGCTCGAGCGGGTGCGCGAGCTGGCGCCGGTGATGCTGGACCGCCATGCGGAGCTGGCGCGCAAGCACGTCGCCCGCTGGCTGGGCGGGCGGCAGGATTACCTCAAGGCCTAG
- the queA gene encoding tRNA preQ1(34) S-adenosylmethionine ribosyltransferase-isomerase QueA → MRTFTLADFDFALPPELIAQHPAAERSASRLLDGTGAEPADRVFRDLPALLAPGDLLVFNDTRVVKARLFGEKPTGGRLELLVERVLQDHEVAAHMKTGKKPPVGTQLTMDGGFSATLLGRWPDEDGTLFRLRLSGEPHALMERHGHVPLPPYITHGDTAEDERRYQTVFAARPGAVAAPTAALHFDQALLAALEARGIERASLTLHVGAGTFQPVKTENLAEHRMHSEWYEVPASTQQAVQATRRRGGRIVAVGTTTVRTLESWALTGQASGDTRIFITPGFGFRLVDLLVTNFHLPKSTLMMLVSAFAGHAQVMDLYRHAIARRYRFFSYGDAMLLARRGSGAPPA, encoded by the coding sequence ATGCGCACCTTCACCCTCGCCGATTTCGACTTCGCCCTGCCCCCCGAGCTGATCGCCCAGCACCCGGCGGCCGAACGCAGCGCCTCGCGCCTGCTCGACGGCACCGGCGCCGAGCCGGCCGACCGCGTCTTCCGCGACCTGCCCGCGCTGCTCGCGCCGGGCGACCTGCTGGTGTTCAACGACACGCGGGTGGTCAAGGCGCGCCTGTTCGGCGAGAAACCCACCGGCGGCAGGCTGGAGCTGCTGGTCGAGCGGGTGCTGCAGGACCACGAGGTGGCGGCCCACATGAAAACCGGCAAGAAACCGCCGGTGGGCACGCAGCTGACCATGGACGGCGGCTTCAGTGCCACCCTGCTGGGCCGCTGGCCGGACGAGGACGGCACGCTGTTCCGCCTGCGCTTGTCCGGCGAGCCGCATGCGCTGATGGAGCGGCATGGCCACGTGCCGCTGCCGCCGTACATCACGCACGGGGATACGGCCGAGGACGAGCGGCGCTACCAGACCGTGTTCGCCGCCCGGCCCGGCGCCGTCGCGGCGCCCACCGCCGCCCTGCACTTCGACCAGGCCCTGCTCGCCGCGCTGGAGGCGCGCGGCATCGAGCGCGCCAGCCTCACCTTGCACGTGGGCGCAGGCACCTTCCAGCCGGTGAAGACCGAGAACCTCGCCGAGCACCGGATGCACAGCGAGTGGTACGAGGTGCCCGCGTCCACGCAGCAGGCGGTCCAGGCCACGCGCCGGCGCGGCGGCCGCATCGTGGCGGTGGGCACCACCACCGTGCGCACCCTGGAATCCTGGGCGCTCACCGGCCAGGCCAGCGGCGACACCCGCATCTTCATCACGCCCGGCTTCGGCTTCCGCCTGGTCGACCTGCTGGTCACCAATTTCCACCTGCCCAAGTCGACGCTGATGATGCTGGTCAGCGCCTTCGCCGGCCATGCCCAGGTGATGGACCTGTACCGCCACGCCATCGCCCGGCGCTACCGCTTCTTCAGCTACGGCGACGCCATGCTGCTGGCCCGGCGCGGGTCCGGCGCGCCGCCCGCCTGA
- a CDS encoding FecR domain-containing protein, which produces MKRRLLLQGSLSAAGLAAAASGAEAAVAATAPARTLQVEAVQMPAWIEADGQRRPLAPGDTVSTAQEVETGANAALVMRLPEGSLVRLGEKSRLAVPQLSVAQEQDQTVVRSQLKLTEGFFRFTTSAVAKAVGRREIDVTLRTATIGIRGTDFWSMTDAVHDAACLFEGRIELATRDQGALVLDKPTAFWARFFERPVQPVGNATPDELARFLRSTEPQPGRGIAVAGGRWRVVAGEARDAAGATALAQRLRRAGYPAQVRARGAVREVHIAQLATREDAAAVLQKIAGIAAGVQGRVARAA; this is translated from the coding sequence ATGAAACGCAGACTGCTGCTGCAAGGCAGCCTGTCGGCCGCCGGCTTGGCCGCGGCCGCTTCCGGCGCTGAGGCCGCCGTTGCCGCCACCGCCCCCGCGCGCACCCTGCAGGTCGAGGCCGTGCAGATGCCCGCCTGGATAGAGGCGGACGGCCAGCGCCGCCCGCTGGCCCCGGGCGATACCGTCAGCACCGCCCAGGAGGTGGAGACCGGCGCCAATGCGGCGCTGGTGATGCGCCTGCCCGAAGGCAGCCTGGTGCGCCTGGGCGAGAAGTCGCGCCTGGCCGTGCCCCAGCTGTCGGTGGCGCAGGAGCAGGACCAGACCGTGGTGCGCTCGCAGCTGAAGCTGACCGAGGGCTTCTTCCGCTTCACCACCTCGGCCGTGGCCAAGGCCGTGGGCCGGCGCGAGATCGACGTCACGCTGCGCACCGCCACCATCGGCATCCGGGGCACCGACTTCTGGAGCATGACCGACGCGGTGCACGACGCCGCCTGCCTGTTCGAAGGCCGCATCGAGCTGGCCACGCGCGACCAGGGCGCGCTGGTGCTGGACAAGCCGACGGCCTTCTGGGCCCGCTTCTTCGAGCGGCCGGTGCAGCCGGTGGGCAACGCCACGCCGGACGAGCTGGCGCGCTTCCTGCGCTCGACCGAGCCGCAGCCCGGGCGCGGCATCGCGGTGGCGGGCGGCCGCTGGCGCGTGGTGGCCGGCGAGGCGCGCGATGCTGCGGGCGCCACGGCCCTGGCGCAGCGCCTGCGCCGGGCCGGCTACCCGGCGCAGGTGCGCGCCCGCGGCGCCGTGCGCGAGGTGCACATCGCCCAGCTGGCCACGCGCGAGGACGCGGCGGCCGTGCTGCAGAAGATCGCGGGCATCGCCGCCGGGGTGCAGGGCCGGGTGGCGCGGGCGGCCTGA
- the tgt gene encoding tRNA guanosine(34) transglycosylase Tgt: protein MLHFELLATEGLARRGRLTLRHGVVETPIFMPVGTYGTVKGVTPRSLEEMGAQIILGNTFHLWMRPGLDVLAQFGGLHRFERWDRPILTDSGGFQVWSLGEMRKISEEGVRFASPVNGDKLFLTPETSMQIQAALNSDIVMQFDECTPYETKGHVTTEAEARFSMELSRRWAVRCKAEFARLENPNALFGIVQGGMFEHLREESLAALVEMDFPGYAVGGVSVGEPKEDMLRIMAHTPRLLPADKPRYLMGVGTPEDLVAGVAQGVDLFDCVMPTRNARNGHLFTRFGDLKIRNARHRGDERPLDESCTCYACRGHTRPDGSVSGGFSRAYLHHLERCGEMLAPMLASIHNLHYYLNLMREVREALDAGRFADFARQFRQDRARGV, encoded by the coding sequence ATGCTCCATTTCGAATTGCTGGCGACCGAGGGCCTGGCCCGGCGCGGCCGCCTGACCCTCCGCCACGGGGTGGTCGAGACCCCCATCTTCATGCCCGTGGGCACCTATGGCACCGTCAAGGGCGTGACGCCGCGCTCGCTGGAGGAGATGGGCGCGCAGATCATCCTGGGCAACACCTTCCACCTGTGGATGCGCCCGGGCCTGGACGTGCTGGCGCAGTTCGGCGGGCTGCACCGCTTCGAGCGCTGGGACCGCCCCATCCTCACCGACTCGGGCGGCTTCCAGGTCTGGAGCCTGGGCGAGATGCGCAAGATCAGCGAGGAAGGGGTGCGCTTCGCCTCGCCCGTCAACGGCGACAAGCTGTTCCTCACGCCCGAGACCTCCATGCAGATCCAGGCGGCGCTGAACAGCGACATCGTGATGCAGTTCGACGAGTGCACGCCCTACGAGACCAAGGGGCACGTCACGACCGAAGCCGAGGCCCGCTTCTCGATGGAGCTGTCGCGCCGCTGGGCGGTGCGCTGCAAGGCGGAGTTCGCGCGGCTGGAGAACCCCAACGCCTTGTTCGGCATCGTGCAGGGCGGCATGTTCGAGCACCTGCGCGAGGAGTCGCTGGCCGCGCTGGTCGAGATGGATTTTCCCGGTTACGCGGTGGGCGGGGTCAGCGTGGGCGAGCCCAAGGAGGACATGCTGCGCATCATGGCGCACACGCCCCGGCTGCTGCCGGCGGACAAGCCGCGCTACCTGATGGGCGTGGGCACGCCGGAGGACCTGGTGGCCGGCGTCGCGCAGGGGGTGGACCTGTTCGACTGCGTCATGCCCACGCGCAACGCGCGCAACGGCCATCTGTTCACCCGATTCGGCGACCTGAAGATCCGCAATGCCAGGCACCGCGGCGACGAGCGCCCGCTGGACGAGAGCTGCACCTGCTATGCCTGCCGGGGCCACACCCGGCCCGACGGCAGCGTCTCGGGCGGCTTCTCGCGCGCCTACCTGCACCACCTGGAGCGCTGCGGCGAGATGCTGGCGCCCATGCTGGCGTCCATCCACAACCTGCACTACTACCTGAACCTGATGCGCGAGGTGCGCGAGGCGCTGGACGCGGGCCGCTTCGCCGACTTCGCGCGGCAGTTCCGGCAGGACCGCGCGCGCGGCGTCTGA
- a CDS encoding DUF456 domain-containing protein gives MVDSLWWLLSIALIALGIAGTVLPALPGTLFVLMGIVLGAWIDDFTRVGGWAVAAVSVLAVLAWALDYVAGLLGARRAGASRQAVIGAAVGTVAGIFMGLVGVFFMPLVGAAIGEFVARRDQVRAMKVGVATWVGIMLGMLAKVVLAFVMVGIFAVALLV, from the coding sequence ATGGTCGATTCCCTGTGGTGGCTGCTGAGCATTGCGCTGATCGCGCTGGGCATCGCGGGCACGGTGCTGCCGGCGCTGCCGGGCACCTTGTTCGTGCTGATGGGCATCGTCCTGGGCGCATGGATCGACGATTTCACCCGCGTGGGCGGGTGGGCGGTGGCCGCGGTGTCGGTGCTGGCCGTGCTGGCCTGGGCGCTGGACTACGTGGCCGGCCTGCTGGGCGCGCGCCGCGCGGGGGCCAGCCGCCAGGCGGTGATCGGCGCGGCGGTGGGCACGGTGGCCGGCATCTTCATGGGGCTGGTCGGCGTGTTCTTCATGCCGCTGGTGGGCGCGGCCATCGGCGAATTCGTCGCGCGGCGCGACCAGGTGCGCGCCATGAAGGTGGGCGTGGCCACCTGGGTCGGCATCATGCTGGGCATGCTGGCCAAGGTGGTGCTGGCCTTCGTGATGGTGGGCATCTTCGCGGTGGCGCTGCTGGTCTGA
- a CDS encoding BON domain-containing protein yields MSIFHLLSAALVGVLVACEATAAAPVRGRATGLCPSGEARFWRDQALTVRLAGQLQMHQPLRRERIEVQVRGGVVLLSGSVSSPRQQRAAAQLAARVEGVRCVQNFMRVGPPRSR; encoded by the coding sequence GTGTCCATTTTCCACCTGCTGTCGGCGGCCCTGGTGGGCGTGCTGGTCGCGTGCGAAGCCACCGCGGCAGCGCCGGTGCGCGGCCGCGCCACCGGCCTGTGCCCCAGCGGTGAAGCGCGGTTCTGGCGCGACCAGGCGCTGACGGTGCGGCTGGCCGGCCAGCTGCAGATGCACCAGCCGCTGCGGCGCGAGCGCATCGAGGTCCAGGTGCGCGGCGGCGTGGTGCTGCTGTCCGGCAGCGTGTCGTCGCCGCGGCAGCAAAGGGCGGCGGCGCAATTGGCAGCGCGGGTCGAGGGCGTGCGCTGCGTGCAGAACTTCATGCGGGTCGGCCCGCCGCGTTCGCGCTGA
- a CDS encoding zinc ribbon domain-containing protein yields the protein MSKALRLSEKWFRRGLWLVALVFAGFLTGLGGTVVGDLPRVERTLVLDDFLDRAEAERLRAGIRQSGQAAQEAQAALEQARLKLQVAQADTRSTRETLANWLATRNATQRAEQDPQVLARTRALDGLQQAERQAAGEVERQEQAALDARQAQQRSRQALAEMERQGQQRLAAERRRQELRVFLYRLALTLPLLAAAGWLFAQHRRGSWWPFVWGFILFALFAFFVELVPYLPSYGGYVRYIVGIVITVLVGRWAIVALNRYLERQKLAEQLPDAQRREEMSYDTALTRLAKSVCPGCERPVDLKNPAIDFCPHCGIGLHDACGRCRTRKNAFSRFCHACGAAAAAPA from the coding sequence ATGAGCAAGGCATTGCGCCTGTCCGAGAAGTGGTTCCGCCGCGGCCTGTGGCTGGTGGCGCTGGTGTTCGCCGGTTTCCTGACCGGGCTGGGCGGCACGGTGGTGGGCGACCTGCCCAGGGTGGAGCGGACGCTGGTCCTGGACGACTTCCTGGACCGCGCCGAGGCCGAGCGGCTGCGCGCCGGCATCCGCCAGTCGGGCCAGGCCGCGCAGGAGGCGCAGGCGGCCCTGGAGCAGGCGCGGCTGAAGCTGCAGGTGGCCCAGGCCGACACCCGCAGCACGCGCGAGACCTTGGCCAACTGGCTGGCCACGCGCAACGCCACGCAGCGCGCCGAGCAGGATCCGCAGGTGCTGGCGCGCACCCGCGCGCTGGACGGGTTGCAGCAGGCCGAGCGCCAGGCCGCCGGTGAGGTGGAGCGCCAGGAGCAGGCGGCGCTGGACGCGCGGCAGGCGCAGCAGCGCAGCCGGCAGGCGCTGGCCGAGATGGAGCGCCAGGGCCAGCAGCGGCTGGCCGCCGAGCGGCGCCGGCAGGAGCTGCGCGTGTTCCTGTACCGCCTGGCGCTGACGCTGCCGCTGCTGGCGGCGGCCGGCTGGCTGTTCGCGCAGCACCGGCGCGGCAGCTGGTGGCCCTTCGTCTGGGGCTTCATCCTGTTCGCGCTGTTCGCCTTCTTCGTGGAGCTGGTGCCCTACCTGCCCAGCTACGGCGGCTACGTGCGCTACATCGTCGGTATCGTGATCACCGTGCTGGTGGGGCGCTGGGCCATCGTCGCCCTCAACCGCTACCTGGAGCGGCAGAAGCTGGCCGAGCAGCTGCCCGATGCGCAGCGCCGGGAGGAGATGAGCTACGACACGGCGCTGACGCGGCTGGCCAAGTCGGTCTGCCCCGGCTGCGAGCGCCCGGTGGACCTGAAGAACCCGGCGATCGACTTCTGCCCGCATTGCGGCATCGGCCTGCACGACGCCTGCGGCCGCTGCCGCACGCGCAAGAACGCGTTCTCCCGCTTCTGCCACGCCTGCGGGGCGGCGGCCGCGGCCCCGGCCTGA
- a CDS encoding MFS transporter codes for MNSVIAEAGRTPDAGAHEHPNQFALLRQRRFAPFFWTQFCGAANDNLFKFAFTVMVTYQLQVAWLPPAMAGLVIGALFILPFLLFSATSGQLADKLDKRRLILLVKWLEVAIMVLAAWGFFRAHVPVLLACTFLMGLHSTLFGPVKFAYLPQHLGERELTGGNGMVEMGTFVAILLGNVAGGLVVAIPQAGAQWVGIACIALAVAGRLVAQAIPASPATDPGLRVNWNAFSETWRNLKLARRDVVVFRSLLGISWMWFFGAVFLSQFPSFAREVLHGNEQVASLLLVVFSIGIGTGSLLCEALSRRHVEIGLVPLGAFGMSVFAIDLFFASRGLPAAAPLGLGAFVAAPAHWRVMADLALLSLFAGLYSVPMYALIQLRAQPTHRARIIAANNILNALFMIASSVIAGALLKAGLGIPQVFLALGIANALVALYIFLLVPEYLLRFVAWVASRLVYRFRVRGDEHIPVQGAAVLVCNHVSFVDAVLLMAASPRPIHFVMDHRIFRIPVLGALFRLARAIPVAPQKDDPAVYEAAFERAAQVLREGDLLAIFPEGAITRDGRLQPFKGGIVKILERAAQDGVQATVVPMALTNLWGSFFSRIEQGGAMVRPFRRGIFNRVGLNVGAPVPAAQAQPEALQARVAALLAA; via the coding sequence ATGAATTCCGTGATCGCGGAAGCCGGCCGCACGCCCGACGCCGGCGCGCATGAGCACCCCAACCAGTTCGCGCTGCTGAGGCAGCGGCGTTTCGCGCCCTTCTTCTGGACCCAGTTCTGCGGCGCGGCCAACGACAACCTGTTCAAGTTCGCCTTCACCGTGATGGTGACCTACCAGCTGCAGGTGGCCTGGCTGCCGCCGGCGATGGCGGGGCTGGTGATCGGCGCGCTGTTTATCCTGCCCTTCCTGCTGTTCTCGGCCACCAGCGGGCAGCTGGCCGACAAGCTCGACAAGCGCCGCCTGATCCTGCTGGTGAAGTGGCTGGAGGTCGCCATCATGGTGCTGGCCGCCTGGGGCTTCTTCCGCGCCCATGTCCCGGTGCTGCTGGCCTGCACCTTCCTCATGGGCCTGCACTCCACGCTGTTCGGCCCGGTGAAGTTCGCCTACCTGCCGCAGCACCTGGGCGAGCGCGAGCTCACCGGCGGCAACGGCATGGTGGAGATGGGCACCTTCGTGGCCATCCTGCTGGGCAACGTGGCCGGCGGCCTGGTCGTCGCCATCCCCCAGGCGGGCGCGCAGTGGGTGGGCATCGCCTGCATCGCGCTGGCGGTGGCGGGGCGCCTGGTGGCCCAGGCCATCCCGGCGTCGCCGGCCACCGACCCGGGGCTGCGAGTGAACTGGAACGCGTTCAGCGAGACCTGGCGCAACCTGAAGCTGGCCCGGCGCGACGTGGTGGTGTTCCGCTCCCTGCTGGGCATCAGCTGGATGTGGTTCTTCGGCGCGGTGTTCCTCAGCCAGTTCCCCAGCTTCGCCCGCGAGGTGCTGCACGGCAACGAGCAGGTGGCCTCGCTGCTGCTGGTGGTGTTCTCCATCGGCATAGGTACCGGCTCGCTGCTGTGCGAGGCGCTGTCGCGCCGGCACGTGGAAATCGGCCTGGTGCCGCTGGGCGCGTTCGGCATGAGCGTGTTCGCCATCGACCTGTTCTTCGCCTCGCGCGGCCTGCCAGCGGCCGCGCCGCTGGGCCTGGGCGCCTTCGTCGCCGCGCCGGCGCACTGGCGCGTGATGGCCGACCTGGCGCTGCTGTCGCTGTTCGCCGGGCTGTACAGCGTGCCCATGTACGCGCTGATCCAGCTGCGCGCCCAGCCCACGCACCGTGCGCGCATCATCGCGGCCAACAACATCCTGAACGCGCTGTTCATGATCGCCAGTTCGGTGATCGCCGGGGCGCTGCTCAAGGCGGGTCTCGGCATCCCGCAGGTGTTCCTGGCGCTGGGCATCGCCAACGCGCTGGTGGCACTCTACATCTTCCTGCTGGTGCCCGAGTACCTGCTGCGCTTCGTCGCCTGGGTAGCCTCGCGGCTGGTGTACCGCTTCAGGGTCCGCGGCGACGAGCACATCCCGGTGCAGGGCGCGGCGGTGCTGGTGTGCAACCACGTGAGCTTCGTCGACGCGGTGCTGCTGATGGCCGCCAGCCCGCGGCCGATCCACTTCGTGATGGACCACCGCATCTTCCGCATCCCGGTGCTGGGCGCGCTGTTCCGGCTGGCCCGCGCCATCCCGGTCGCGCCGCAGAAGGACGACCCGGCGGTGTACGAGGCCGCGTTCGAGCGCGCGGCGCAGGTGCTGCGCGAGGGCGACCTGCTGGCCATCTTCCCGGAAGGCGCCATCACCCGCGACGGCCGGCTGCAGCCCTTCAAGGGCGGGATCGTGAAGATCCTGGAGCGCGCCGCGCAGGACGGCGTGCAGGCGACGGTGGTGCCCATGGCGCTGACGAACCTGTGGGGCTCGTTCTTCAGCCGCATCGAGCAGGGCGGCGCGATGGTGCGGCCGTTCCGGCGCGGGATCTTCAACCGCGTGGGGCTGAACGTGGGCGCGCCGGTGCCGGCGGCGCAGGCGCAGCCCGAGGCGCTGCAGGCACGGGTGGCGGCCCTGCTCGCGGCCTGA
- a CDS encoding serine hydrolase domain-containing protein codes for MEAAATFDALRTALQARIDAGRMPGAVAWVQHRGRTALCEALGRQGPGSGAPPMACDSIFRIYSMTKPVVSLAALMLVEQGRLLLGEPVSRWLPAFAGQRVLGADGRLAPVAREATVHDLLRHTAGLSYGWEPGALQEAYQGARIGSRGLSNAQLAQALGPLPLAHQPGTAWEYSRATDVLGALLEQVAGRPLGELLREAVFGPLGLRDTGFCVPEADHGRIAEPFAPRAGDALALRLNDVRQPVPFESGGGGLVSTAADYARFLSLLLAGGTLDGVRLAGRKTIAWMTADHLGAIPVAGSVLPAGHGFGLGVAVRRGVGLAARAGSPGTYGWSGIGGTMFFVDPSEQLFAIVLVQAPSELDTLVDLVPNTVFGAL; via the coding sequence ATGGAAGCTGCCGCGACCTTCGACGCCCTGCGTACCGCGCTGCAGGCGCGCATAGACGCCGGGCGGATGCCGGGTGCCGTGGCCTGGGTGCAGCACCGCGGCCGGACCGCGCTGTGCGAGGCGCTGGGCCGGCAGGGGCCGGGGTCCGGGGCGCCGCCCATGGCCTGCGACAGCATCTTCCGCATCTACTCCATGACCAAGCCGGTGGTCTCGCTGGCCGCGCTGATGCTGGTGGAACAGGGCCGGCTGCTGCTGGGCGAGCCGGTCTCGCGCTGGCTGCCCGCCTTTGCCGGCCAGCGCGTGCTGGGCGCCGACGGCCGGCTGGCGCCGGTGGCGCGCGAAGCGACCGTGCACGACCTGCTGCGCCACACCGCCGGCCTGTCCTACGGCTGGGAGCCGGGTGCGCTGCAGGAGGCCTACCAGGGCGCGCGCATAGGCTCGCGCGGCCTCAGCAACGCGCAGCTGGCGCAGGCCCTGGGCCCGCTGCCGCTGGCGCACCAGCCGGGCACGGCCTGGGAATACAGCCGCGCGACCGACGTGCTGGGCGCGCTGCTGGAGCAGGTGGCCGGGCGCCCGCTGGGCGAGCTGCTGCGCGAGGCCGTCTTCGGGCCGCTGGGCCTGCGCGACACCGGCTTCTGCGTCCCCGAGGCGGACCACGGCCGCATCGCCGAGCCGTTCGCGCCGCGGGCCGGCGACGCGCTGGCGCTGCGGCTGAACGACGTGCGCCAGCCCGTGCCCTTCGAGTCCGGCGGCGGCGGGCTGGTGTCCACGGCGGCCGACTACGCGCGCTTCCTGTCGCTGCTGCTGGCCGGCGGCACGCTGGACGGCGTGCGCCTGGCCGGGCGCAAGACCATCGCCTGGATGACGGCCGACCACCTGGGCGCCATTCCCGTCGCCGGCAGCGTGCTGCCGGCCGGCCACGGGTTCGGCCTCGGCGTCGCGGTGCGCCGCGGCGTCGGCCTGGCCGCGCGTGCCGGCTCGCCCGGCACCTACGGCTGGAGCGGCATCGGCGGCACGATGTTCTTCGTGGACCCGTCCGAGCAGCTGTTCGCCATCGTGCTGGTGCAGGCGCCGTCCGAGCTGGACACGCTGGTCGACCTGGTGCCCAACACGGTGTTCGGCGCGCTCTGA